The following coding sequences lie in one Treponema sp. OMZ 790 genomic window:
- the thrS gene encoding threonine--tRNA ligase: MSTLQEKSKKLSTLRHSTAHVMAEAVVKLFPGTKVAIGPAIDYGFYYDFELPHPINQDDLPAIEKEMRKILNTRSNFEKEVISRERALEMFKDQPFKVELINGLADGEEISIYKSGEFTDLCRGPHVCSMADINAQSFKLMKTAGAYWRGDETRPMLTRIYGTVWEKPNDLKEYLQMLEEAEKRDHRKIGKAMDLFHVDEENPGQIFWHPKGWTLYLTIQNYVRKCLKEDDYFEVHTPFVMPRSLWERSGHWAKYKENMFITESEKRLFALKPMNCPGHVEIFKQGIKSYRDLPLRLAEFGSCTRNEPSGSLHGIMRVRGFVQDDAHIFCTEEQISSEVSKFCTLLKSMYKDFGFDEDRILVKFSTRPEQRVGDDATWDRAEKALADACIAAGLEYEIAEGEGAFYGPKLEFTLIDALGREWQCGTIQVDYQLPSAERLNAEYIGDDNNKHHPVMLHRAVLGSLERFIGILIENCAGIMPPWLAPVQAVIVPVAPAFNEYAQKVQKALDEKGFRVIADIGTDRMNAKIRKHQEEKVIYQLIVGQSEMDNNSVAVRMRKGGQKVMTLDEFTSFLQEKVASFAIDAE, from the coding sequence ATGTCAACTTTACAAGAAAAGTCAAAAAAATTAAGCACTCTCAGGCATAGTACTGCCCATGTTATGGCTGAAGCCGTAGTTAAGCTGTTTCCGGGAACTAAGGTTGCCATAGGCCCCGCAATAGATTACGGATTTTACTATGATTTTGAACTTCCCCATCCGATAAATCAAGACGATTTACCTGCCATCGAAAAAGAAATGCGGAAAATTTTAAATACCCGCTCTAATTTTGAAAAAGAAGTTATCAGCCGGGAAAGAGCTCTTGAAATGTTTAAAGATCAGCCGTTTAAAGTTGAACTTATAAACGGGCTTGCTGACGGCGAAGAAATAAGCATTTATAAATCGGGAGAATTTACCGACCTTTGCCGAGGTCCCCACGTCTGCTCCATGGCCGACATAAATGCTCAAAGTTTTAAACTTATGAAGACTGCCGGAGCTTATTGGCGCGGTGATGAAACCCGTCCGATGCTTACCCGAATTTACGGTACAGTTTGGGAAAAGCCCAACGATTTAAAAGAATATTTGCAGATGCTTGAAGAAGCCGAAAAAAGGGATCACCGAAAAATCGGGAAAGCTATGGATTTATTCCATGTTGATGAAGAAAATCCCGGGCAAATATTTTGGCATCCTAAAGGCTGGACTCTGTATTTAACTATACAAAATTATGTCAGAAAATGTCTAAAAGAAGACGATTATTTTGAAGTGCATACTCCCTTTGTTATGCCCCGCTCCTTGTGGGAAAGATCAGGTCACTGGGCTAAGTACAAAGAAAATATGTTTATAACCGAAAGCGAAAAACGGCTTTTTGCCTTAAAACCCATGAACTGTCCCGGCCATGTCGAAATATTTAAACAGGGAATTAAAAGCTACCGCGACTTACCCCTCCGCTTAGCCGAATTCGGTTCTTGTACCCGAAACGAACCTTCAGGCTCCTTACACGGTATTATGCGTGTCCGGGGCTTTGTTCAAGACGATGCCCATATCTTTTGTACCGAAGAGCAGATTTCTTCCGAGGTTTCAAAATTCTGTACCCTGCTAAAAAGCATGTATAAGGATTTCGGCTTCGATGAGGATAGAATTCTTGTTAAATTTTCTACTCGTCCCGAGCAGAGAGTAGGTGATGATGCAACGTGGGATCGGGCCGAAAAAGCTTTGGCTGATGCCTGTATAGCTGCCGGTCTTGAATATGAGATAGCCGAAGGCGAAGGGGCTTTTTACGGGCCTAAGCTGGAATTTACTTTGATTGATGCCCTAGGCCGTGAATGGCAGTGCGGTACCATACAGGTTGACTATCAGCTGCCTTCAGCAGAAAGACTAAATGCCGAGTACATAGGGGATGACAACAATAAACATCATCCTGTAATGCTTCATAGGGCTGTTTTAGGCTCTTTGGAAAGATTTATAGGAATTTTGATAGAAAACTGTGCAGGTATTATGCCTCCTTGGCTGGCCCCTGTGCAGGCTGTAATTGTTCCTGTAGCTCCTGCCTTTAATGAGTATGCCCAAAAGGTTCAAAAAGCCTTGGATGAAAAAGGCTTTAGGGTTATAGCCGATATCGGAACAGACAGGATGAATGCAAAAATCCGAAAGCACCAAGAAGAAAAGGTAATTTATCAGCTCATCGTAGGTCAAAGTGAAATGGATAATAATTCCGTTGCTGTCAGAATGAGAAAGGGCGGTCAAAAAGTAATGACTCTCGACGAGTTTACTTCATTTTTGCAGGAGAAAGTTGCTTCTTTTGCTATAGATGCGGAATAA